The following coding sequences lie in one Oncorhynchus nerka isolate Pitt River linkage group LG14, Oner_Uvic_2.0, whole genome shotgun sequence genomic window:
- the liat1 gene encoding protein LIAT1, whose translation MNHSRNVDTAVWCQDALMSTNVSLTNDSKRKKKRKHKTKDKKKSGSTRRGPSSPSNSHDAAADKLTNTEQQQVVKGSSTRSKPTLKSSNSKKTKARSLTSLRNNKSQREAMKHEETLTGPDAGTHQAPLSWDQAGQNDPARESLRWDGVLEDPVAEAERIEVYKANRRKRYLASQQGVMDYLGLFKGHLESSSAITHNI comes from the exons atgaaccacagcagaaacgtTGATACGGCGGTATGGTGCCAGGATGCTCTGATGTCTACCAACGTGAGCCTTACAAATGACAGCAAgcgaaagaaaaagagaaagcaCAAAACAAAAGATAAAAAGAAGAGTGGTTCGACGAGAAGAGGACCGAGCTCGCCTTCAAACTCCCATGATGCAGCAG CAGATAAACTCACCAACACTGAGCAGCAACAGGTCGTCAAAGGCTCCTCCACACGGTCCAAACCCACCCTGAAGAGCTCCAACAGCAAAAAGACCAAGGCCAGAAGTCTGACCAGCCTCCGCAACAATAAATCCCAGCGAGAGGCAATGAAACACGAGGAAACGTTGACAGGGCCAGACGCTGGTACCCACCAAGCCCCACTGTCATGGGACCAGGCTGGCCAGAACGACCCAGCCAGGGAGAGCCtgaggtgggatggagttttggagGATCCGGTGGCCGAGGCAGAGAGGATAGAGGTGTACAAGGCCAACCGGAGGAAACGGTACCTGGCCTCACAGCAGGGGGTGATGGACTACTTGGGCTTGTTCAAGGGACACTTGGAGAGCAGTAGTGCCATTACACACAATATCTAG
- the LOC115141773 gene encoding refilin-B, with amino-acid sequence MVGRLNLLNVCDDEPLDMSCKAERGLDSPDSGLPPSPSPSHWLLTDCGDKGAISPVSEDERTGSSLVPILSIGSVPQLHTLSYGEGIELDPLPSKEIRYTSSVHYDSERHFIHDVAMQPRGLGLENCSQTFLAVPHSTWRHYKTQLDLQPRQRAQHFQSTTIVYPKHARTIYTTELSYDSRRLARRFLSSVELEAADRRRLPH; translated from the exons atggTGGGCAGACTAAACTTGCTGAATGTATGTGACGACGAGCCATTGGACATGAGTTGCAAAGCCGAGCGGGGACTTGACAGCCCGGACTCCGGACTACCCCCCAGCCCCAGTCCGAGCCACTGGCTGCTGACTGATTGCGGGGATAAAGGTGCCATAAGCCCGGTGTCTGAAGATGAGAGGACCGGGTCATCCTTG GTCCCTATTTTATCGATTGGATCTGTTCCTCAGCTGCACACGTTGTCCTACGGGGAGGGCATAGAACTTGATCCACTACCGTCCAAGGAAATACG ATACACATCGTCTGTCCACTATGATTCTGAGCGTCACTTTATCCACGACGTGGCCATGCAGCCCAGAGGCCTGGGTCTGGAGAACTGCAGCCAGACGTTCCTGGCTGTTCCTCACAGCACCTGGAGACACTACAAGACCCAGCTAGACCTCCAGCCTCGCCAGCGGGCCCAGCATTTCCAGAGCACCACCATTGTCTACCCCAAGCACGCTCGCACCATCTACACCACAGAGCTGAGCTACGACAGCCGCCGGCTAGCCAGGAGATTCTTGTCGAGCGTGGAGCTGGAGGCTGCTGACCGGAGAAGGCTACCCCATTGA